A genomic segment from Deltaproteobacteria bacterium encodes:
- the vsr gene encoding DNA mismatch endonuclease Vsr has protein sequence MDSLSPLRRSENMRRIRSRHTSPELAARKIVSSLGFQCSLHGRDLPGKPDLVFRTRKKAVFVHGCFWHLHGNCPDGRIPRSRRSYWKPKLERNVSRDRLNRRRLNRLGWRTLTVWECQIERRPESVARRLRRFLEVG, from the coding sequence ATGGACTCCCTCTCTCCCCTCCGCCGCTCGGAAAACATGCGGCGCATCCGGTCCCGGCACACATCGCCGGAACTGGCAGCCCGGAAAATCGTGTCATCGCTGGGCTTCCAGTGCAGTCTTCACGGCCGGGATCTGCCCGGAAAGCCCGACCTCGTGTTCCGGACCCGGAAGAAGGCGGTTTTCGTCCACGGCTGCTTCTGGCATCTCCACGGGAACTGCCCGGACGGCCGGATTCCCCGGTCGAGAAGATCGTACTGGAAACCCAAGCTGGAGCGGAATGTCAGCCGTGACCGTCTGAACCGCCGCCGTCTGAACCGGCTCGGCTGGCGGACCCTGACCGTCTGGGAGTGCCAGATCGAAAGGCGGCCGGAATCGGTCGCCCGCCGCCTGCGCCGGTTTCTGGAAGTGGGATAA
- a CDS encoding HNH endonuclease — protein MDSYELREAAGGITEWARRVRELRDEEGYRILTNKDRSGLKPGEYLLEDPKPVPAFARSISKETRSLVLDRNGFTCQQCGAVAGEPHPYDSGRKTRLHIGHIIDKSMGGADELSNLRAVCSVCNEGAKNLTLDRPSARKLLIQVRRATIADQIAVLDWLKRKFPAGTSG, from the coding sequence CTGGATTCCTACGAGCTGCGTGAGGCAGCAGGCGGTATTACGGAATGGGCACGGCGGGTTCGCGAACTCCGCGACGAGGAAGGCTACCGCATCCTGACGAACAAGGACCGGTCGGGCCTGAAGCCGGGCGAATACCTTCTGGAAGACCCCAAGCCGGTACCGGCCTTTGCCCGTTCGATCAGTAAGGAAACCCGGTCGCTGGTGCTGGACCGGAACGGGTTTACCTGCCAGCAGTGCGGCGCGGTGGCCGGTGAGCCGCACCCCTACGACAGCGGCCGGAAAACCCGGCTTCACATCGGCCATATCATCGACAAAAGCATGGGTGGTGCCGACGAGCTTTCAAACCTGCGGGCGGTCTGTTCCGTCTGCAACGAAGGAGCGAAGAACCTGACGCTCGACCGCCCTTCGGCGCGCAAGCTGCTTATTCAGGTCCGCCGTGCCACCATCGCGGACCAGATCGCGGTTCTGGACTGGCTGAAAAGGAAGTTCCCTGCCGGGACGAGCGGGTGA
- a CDS encoding adenylosuccinate synthase yields the protein MPSVVMVGAQWGDEGKGKVVDYYTRASDAVVRYQGGNNAGHTLVVRGQKKVLHLIPSGILHRRKTCFIGNGVVIDPVVLFGEIEDLKAEGHLKTPRQLRISDRAHIIFDYHRILDAAQEKSHGKGAIGTTGRGIGPAYADKTARIGIRVAEFIDPVKLRERLDAILPVRHEMLEKIYGTRCPGVSEVVREYQPLAEKLIPYVEDTGATLSKMISSGKRILFEGAQGTMLDIDQGTYPYVTSSSTVAGGACTGSGVGPTAIDSVIGVTKAYTTRVGAGPFPTELPEGDPVGEHLSSTGAEFGATTGRRRRCGWLDMVVLRHSVRVNGLTGIVITKLDVLRGLKELKVAVAYKLDGKKIDAPPASPIDLGRCEPVYRTFKGFDEETRHARTLRQLPKNARAYVEAMQELSGVPAILVSVGPDRDESILLGDPFCCGRKPARG from the coding sequence ATGCCGAGCGTCGTGATGGTCGGCGCCCAGTGGGGCGACGAGGGCAAGGGCAAGGTCGTGGACTACTACACCCGCGCCTCGGACGCCGTGGTGCGATACCAGGGCGGGAACAACGCAGGCCACACGCTCGTCGTGCGCGGCCAGAAGAAGGTCCTGCACCTGATCCCCTCGGGCATCCTGCACCGGAGGAAAACCTGCTTCATCGGCAACGGCGTCGTCATTGATCCCGTCGTGCTGTTCGGGGAGATCGAGGACCTGAAGGCGGAAGGGCATCTGAAGACGCCCAGACAGCTCCGCATCAGCGACCGTGCCCACATCATCTTCGACTACCACCGCATCCTCGACGCCGCGCAGGAGAAATCCCACGGCAAGGGGGCCATCGGCACCACCGGGCGCGGCATCGGCCCGGCCTACGCCGACAAGACCGCCCGCATCGGCATCCGCGTGGCCGAGTTCATCGACCCGGTGAAGCTGCGCGAGCGGCTCGACGCCATCCTCCCCGTGCGCCACGAGATGCTGGAAAAGATCTACGGCACCCGCTGCCCCGGCGTCAGCGAGGTTGTACGCGAATACCAACCGCTCGCCGAGAAGCTCATCCCCTACGTGGAGGACACGGGAGCCACCCTCTCGAAGATGATCTCGTCCGGAAAGCGCATCCTGTTCGAGGGCGCGCAGGGGACGATGCTCGACATCGACCAGGGGACCTACCCCTACGTCACCAGTTCCAGCACCGTCGCCGGCGGCGCCTGCACCGGCTCCGGCGTCGGCCCCACGGCGATCGATTCGGTCATCGGCGTCACCAAGGCCTACACGACCCGCGTCGGCGCGGGGCCGTTCCCCACGGAACTGCCCGAGGGCGACCCGGTGGGGGAGCACCTCTCCAGCACCGGGGCGGAGTTCGGCGCGACGACGGGCCGCCGCCGCCGCTGCGGCTGGCTCGACATGGTGGTGCTGCGCCACTCGGTCCGCGTGAACGGCCTCACCGGCATCGTCATCACCAAGCTCGACGTGCTGAGGGGCCTGAAGGAACTGAAAGTCGCCGTCGCCTACAAACTCGACGGGAAGAAGATCGACGCCCCGCCGGCCTCGCCCATTGATCTTGGCCGCTGCGAGCCCGTCTACCGGACCTTCAAGGGGTTCGACGAGGAGACGCGCCATGCCCGCACGCTGCGCCAGCTCCCCAAAAACGCCCGCGCCTACGTGGAGGCGATGCAGGAACTCTCAGGCGTCCCCGCCATCCTCGTCAGCGTCGGCCCCGACCGCGACGAGTCGATCCTCCTCGGCGACCCCTTCTGCTGCGGACGCAAGCCCGCCAGAGGGTGA
- a CDS encoding ATP phosphoribosyltransferase regulatory subunit has translation MQNTLHRTRLPAGFRDHGPETTARLQRYWRRLDALFARKGYRRVITASVENFEVLRPGLGERSLGNTFRLIDPVTGETLAFRPDFTPQVARLFASGVLGRDLPVRVSYRGAVLRREGAGGLSGAREIHQVGAELIGTKTGAKAGEADAEIVALAWETLKAARPDAVIDIGHAGIVAKLVDAARIPERERDEVIGWIVRKEAFEIERWAKGSAPRLRLAVLTRTWGTFAEASRAAKGWGGIVGRELTGLAALDRALEKRRVRRSYDLGLADGFEYYTGILFRGYLPGAAEAVLKGGRYDRLCGNYGREAPAVGFALDSEAAALGAVPKGPAAKAAAKKGKR, from the coding sequence GTGCAGAACACGCTCCACCGCACACGCCTTCCGGCGGGTTTCCGCGACCACGGCCCGGAAACGACGGCGCGCCTCCAGCGTTACTGGCGGCGGCTCGACGCGCTGTTCGCCCGGAAGGGCTACCGGCGCGTCATCACGGCGTCGGTGGAGAACTTCGAGGTGCTCCGGCCCGGCCTCGGCGAGCGGTCGCTCGGCAACACCTTCCGGCTCATTGACCCGGTGACGGGGGAAACCCTCGCCTTCCGGCCGGACTTCACCCCGCAGGTGGCGCGCCTGTTTGCCTCCGGTGTGCTCGGCCGTGATCTCCCCGTGCGCGTCTCCTACCGGGGGGCGGTGCTCCGGCGCGAGGGGGCAGGGGGGCTTTCCGGGGCGCGGGAGATCCACCAGGTCGGGGCCGAGCTGATCGGGACGAAAACCGGCGCGAAGGCCGGAGAGGCCGACGCCGAGATCGTCGCGCTCGCCTGGGAAACCCTGAAAGCAGCCCGCCCGGACGCCGTCATAGACATCGGCCACGCCGGAATCGTGGCGAAACTCGTTGACGCGGCCCGCATCCCCGAAAGGGAACGGGACGAGGTGATCGGCTGGATCGTCCGCAAGGAGGCGTTCGAGATCGAACGCTGGGCGAAAGGTTCGGCCCCGCGCCTCAGGCTCGCCGTGCTCACCCGCACCTGGGGAACCTTCGCCGAGGCAAGCCGCGCCGCGAAGGGGTGGGGCGGCATCGTGGGACGCGAGCTTACCGGACTTGCCGCGCTGGACCGGGCGCTCGAAAAACGGCGCGTGCGGCGGTCGTACGACCTCGGCCTCGCCGACGGATTCGAATACTACACCGGCATTTTGTTCCGGGGGTATCTCCCCGGCGCCGCGGAGGCCGTCCTGAAGGGCGGCCGCTACGACCGGCTCTGCGGGAACTACGGGCGCGAGGCCCCGGCCGTGGGGTTCGCGCTCGATTCGGAGGCCGCCGCGCTGGGGGCGGTCCCGAAAGGCCCGGCCGCGAAAGCCGCAGCGAAGAAAGGGAAGCGGTAA
- the serA gene encoding phosphoglycerate dehydrogenase, whose product MGIYKVLVADPLADEGLQILKSQKELAVTVRTGMKPEELIEEIPGYDALVVRSESRVTKEVIAAGKSLKVVGRAGIGVDNIDCDAATGRGIVVMNTPGGNSTTTAEHTVSLMMSMARMIPQATASLRAGKWDKKKFKGVELAGKTLGLVGIGNIGGIVADRAIGLKMKVIAYDPFITPERAASMGVEIVELDDVFRRADFISVHTPLNDQTRGVVGKRAIELMKKGVRIINCARGGIVDEAALVEGLESGKVAGAALDVFVEEPPPPDHPLLRREDVIFTPHLGASTTEAQIQVSIQIAQQIADYLVKGVVMAAVNSPAISAELAPVLRPYIRLAERMGSFHAQIHPEGFEAIQIEYGGAVADLDTKPLTVAALRGLMHGLGNESVNYVNAPVMVKARGIPVTETKTSTATDYASYIRIITQHRDRPPQLLEGALFGKDDPRIVRINDVSVEARPEGAMLVFTNLDRPGVIGNVGRLMEKYKVNVANLTLGRDQPGGKAISIVSIDAAAPGEALTEMAGLPNIETVFQVKF is encoded by the coding sequence TTGGGCATTTACAAGGTACTGGTCGCCGACCCCCTCGCTGACGAGGGGCTACAGATACTGAAAAGCCAGAAGGAACTGGCCGTCACCGTCCGCACGGGGATGAAGCCGGAGGAACTCATTGAGGAGATTCCCGGCTACGACGCGCTGGTCGTCCGCAGCGAGTCCCGCGTGACGAAGGAAGTCATCGCTGCGGGCAAAAGCCTCAAAGTCGTGGGGCGCGCCGGCATCGGCGTGGACAACATCGACTGCGACGCGGCCACCGGCCGCGGCATCGTCGTGATGAACACGCCGGGCGGGAACTCCACCACCACGGCCGAGCACACCGTCTCGCTCATGATGAGCATGGCGCGGATGATCCCGCAGGCGACGGCGAGCCTGCGCGCCGGGAAGTGGGACAAAAAGAAGTTCAAGGGCGTCGAGCTCGCCGGCAAGACGCTGGGGCTCGTCGGCATCGGCAACATCGGCGGCATCGTCGCCGACCGGGCCATCGGCCTCAAGATGAAGGTGATCGCCTACGACCCGTTCATCACCCCTGAGCGCGCCGCCAGCATGGGCGTCGAGATCGTGGAGCTGGACGACGTGTTCCGCCGGGCCGACTTCATCTCCGTCCACACGCCGCTGAACGACCAGACCCGCGGCGTCGTCGGGAAGCGCGCCATCGAACTCATGAAAAAGGGCGTCCGGATCATCAACTGCGCGCGGGGCGGGATCGTGGACGAGGCCGCCCTCGTCGAGGGGCTGGAGTCGGGCAAGGTGGCCGGGGCCGCCCTCGACGTGTTCGTCGAGGAGCCGCCGCCCCCCGACCACCCGCTGCTCCGCCGCGAGGACGTGATCTTCACGCCGCACCTGGGGGCCTCCACCACCGAGGCGCAGATCCAGGTCTCCATCCAGATCGCGCAGCAGATCGCCGACTATCTCGTCAAGGGCGTCGTCATGGCGGCCGTGAACAGCCCGGCGATCAGCGCCGAGCTGGCGCCGGTCCTGCGGCCCTATATCCGGCTCGCCGAGCGCATGGGCTCGTTCCACGCGCAGATCCACCCCGAAGGGTTCGAGGCGATCCAGATCGAGTACGGCGGCGCGGTGGCGGACCTCGACACCAAGCCGCTCACGGTGGCCGCCCTCCGGGGCCTCATGCACGGCCTCGGCAACGAGTCGGTGAACTACGTGAACGCGCCGGTGATGGTAAAAGCCCGCGGCATCCCGGTGACGGAGACGAAAACCAGCACCGCCACCGACTACGCCTCCTATATCCGCATCATCACGCAGCACCGGGACCGCCCGCCGCAGCTCCTCGAAGGCGCGCTGTTCGGCAAGGACGACCCGCGCATCGTCAGGATCAACGATGTCTCGGTCGAGGCCCGGCCGGAGGGCGCGATGCTCGTCTTCACGAACCTCGACCGCCCCGGCGTCATCGGCAACGTGGGCCGCTTGATGGAGAAGTACAAGGTGAACGTGGCCAATCTCACCCTGGGGCGCGACCAGCCGGGCGGGAAGGCCATTTCGATCGTCTCCATCGACGCCGCCGCCCCGGGCGAGGCGTTGACAGAGATGGCCGGTTTGCCCAACATCGAGACAGTCTTCCAGGTGAAGTTCTAG
- a CDS encoding response regulator transcription factor — MSAKPKIFVIDDDAAMLTLLERTLQMASYEVQISAEVLGTAQRIRQFDPDLVVIDHQMPALTGENLIRIIRRHPGGRPRIVMFSALPRQEMELRALDAGADAYVCKTDGMTELLSAVSRLLRN; from the coding sequence ATGTCCGCAAAGCCGAAAATATTCGTGATCGACGACGACGCGGCGATGCTGACGCTCCTGGAGCGCACCCTCCAGATGGCCTCCTACGAGGTCCAGATCTCCGCCGAGGTGCTCGGCACGGCCCAGCGGATCCGCCAGTTCGACCCCGACCTCGTCGTCATTGACCACCAGATGCCCGCCCTCACGGGCGAGAACCTGATCCGCATCATCCGCCGCCACCCCGGCGGCAGGCCCCGCATCGTCATGTTCTCGGCCCTGCCCCGGCAGGAGATGGAACTGAGGGCCCTGGACGCCGGGGCCGACGCCTACGTGTGCAAGACCGACGGCATGACCGAACTGCTTTCGGCCGTCTCCCGGCTCTTGCGGAATTAG
- a CDS encoding DUF5397 family protein: MATPLPQQPVDANSLVGTFRRFGEYGPVYEILTMRKEGPVTLVDVEVPETGAKTTVRLEDVLADPEAR; encoded by the coding sequence ATGGCGACACCCCTGCCCCAGCAACCGGTTGACGCGAATTCGCTAGTAGGCACATTCCGGCGTTTCGGCGAATACGGCCCTGTTTATGAAATCCTCACCATGCGCAAGGAGGGACCCGTCACACTTGTCGATGTCGAGGTTCCGGAGACTGGTGCCAAGACCACTGTGCGCCTAGAGGACGTTCTTGCTGATCCCGAGGCCAGGTGA
- a CDS encoding virulence factor: MYALAFDLEMAELRRHWQGHVSGAYLEIKNVLIDHGFQWAQGSLYILDQEDMSVLFRAIQALIALPWFPPSVRDIRAFRVEQWSDFTATVKGASAPPRSG; encoded by the coding sequence ATGTACGCCCTTGCGTTTGACCTGGAAATGGCAGAGTTGCGCCGGCACTGGCAGGGTCACGTCTCCGGTGCGTATTTAGAGATAAAGAATGTACTCATCGATCACGGTTTCCAATGGGCACAAGGAAGCCTATATATACTTGATCAGGAGGATATGAGCGTCCTCTTTCGCGCCATCCAGGCGCTGATCGCATTGCCCTGGTTTCCGCCCAGCGTACGGGACATCCGTGCGTTCCGTGTTGAGCAGTGGTCGGACTTTACAGCAACGGTAAAGGGTGCCTCTGCCCCGCCGAGATCTGGCTGA
- a CDS encoding alanine--glyoxylate aminotransferase family protein, which translates to MLKNRLLTPGPVAVHEGALTEMSRPLMHHRTPQFSAIFRECATGLKTVFGTKQDVLILAGSGSLAMTGAVSNLCSPGDTVITVNGGKFGERWTKIAQKYGLNVLELPVEWGHPVNPAEVKKLLDANPSTRAVYMTASETSTATAHPVKEVAALTKNLPGTALVVDGITAVGAIPLPMDEWGVDVLVSGSQKAFMLPPGLAFAALSEKAWKLTETAKLPRFYEDFKKERAALKDDTSAWTPAVSLIVGLREVLKSFEAEGMEKRLAATALLAKATRAGCEAMGLPIYSKSPSDSVTAAVLPDAVPAGKLVKYMRDKLGVAMAAGQDAIKDRVVRISHMGFLDGFDMLTALSALETGLTQFGHKVELGKGPAAAQRLLIAGAPAAK; encoded by the coding sequence ATGCTGAAGAACCGCCTCCTCACCCCCGGTCCGGTCGCCGTCCACGAGGGCGCGCTCACCGAGATGTCCCGCCCGCTGATGCACCACCGGACGCCGCAGTTCTCGGCGATCTTCCGGGAGTGCGCCACGGGGCTCAAGACCGTTTTCGGCACGAAGCAGGACGTGCTCATCCTCGCCGGGAGCGGCTCGCTCGCCATGACCGGCGCCGTTTCCAACCTCTGCTCCCCCGGCGACACCGTCATCACCGTGAACGGCGGCAAGTTCGGCGAGCGGTGGACGAAGATCGCCCAGAAATACGGCCTCAACGTGCTGGAACTGCCGGTCGAGTGGGGCCACCCGGTCAATCCCGCCGAGGTGAAAAAGCTCCTCGACGCCAACCCCAGTACCCGCGCCGTCTACATGACCGCGAGCGAGACCTCCACCGCCACCGCCCATCCGGTAAAAGAGGTCGCCGCGCTCACGAAAAACCTCCCCGGCACCGCGCTCGTCGTGGACGGCATCACCGCCGTCGGCGCGATCCCCCTGCCGATGGACGAGTGGGGCGTGGACGTGCTCGTCTCCGGCAGCCAGAAGGCGTTTATGCTCCCGCCGGGGCTCGCCTTCGCGGCGCTGTCCGAAAAGGCCTGGAAGCTCACCGAGACGGCCAAGCTCCCGCGCTTCTACGAGGACTTCAAAAAGGAACGGGCCGCCCTGAAGGACGACACCTCCGCCTGGACCCCCGCCGTGAGCCTCATCGTGGGCCTGCGCGAGGTGCTCAAGTCGTTCGAGGCCGAGGGGATGGAAAAACGGCTCGCCGCCACGGCGCTTCTCGCAAAAGCCACCCGCGCCGGGTGCGAGGCGATGGGCCTGCCCATCTACTCAAAAAGCCCCTCCGACTCGGTGACGGCCGCCGTGCTGCCCGACGCCGTCCCCGCCGGCAAGCTCGTCAAATACATGCGCGACAAACTCGGCGTCGCCATGGCCGCCGGACAGGACGCCATCAAGGACCGCGTCGTGCGGATCTCCCACATGGGGTTCCTGGACGGCTTCGACATGCTGACCGCGCTCTCGGCCCTCGAAACCGGCCTCACGCAGTTCGGCCACAAGGTCGAACTCGGCAAGGGCCCCGCCGCCGCCCAGCGCCTCCTCATCGCCGGAGCCCCGGCGGCGAAGTAG